The genome window ATCGCCGGCTTCATCAAGCACGTATATCTTCCCGCCTAGTTTCCCCCGCTCTTCGTCAACAACAAGTCGGCGATCCAGTACCATCGTCAGTCCACCGGTTAATTGTCGATACAATCGGTTGCCCAGTCGAACAAATAGCGTCGAATCCGTCCGGCTGTTCACGAGTGTGTCAGCGCCAGCCAGTGTCAATTGCCTGATCATGGAAAGACCTATTCGCTTTCGGGGGGCCTGACTACTGGCTCTATACGTAAAAACTGATCGCCCATTGTACTGAAACCGCCCCGTCAATCGAGTCCCATCCCGAAGAAAAGCCGTTCCGTCATGGTATTGGTAATTGACAGCGGGCGTCTGATTGACAGGTATATACACTGGCATAGGCGTATAACCACGGTGTTGTTGCGCTAAAGAAACAGTAGTGCCGATAAATACGGAGAAGAGAACTAATACAGCCTTTTTCATACCTGTATTACCAATTAAGTAGATGATCAACTACAGGCTAAACTAATCATATTTTTCATAAAATAACTTGTATCATTTATAGTAAATAAGGCGGGCGGAAGCCCGCGAACGAGGAAAGATATTGTTAGTTGCTTCTACTTCGCGGGCTTCCGCCCACGCTACTTACAAAAAAAAGTTTGAGCAGAATATGCTCTGGTCATTGCCAGCTGCATAGTTTGCTCAAACGTCGAATCGGGTTTATTTGCCGAAACTAATGTCGGTTAGCCTTTTTTCCGGCGAACAGACGTTCTGGAAGCGACTTCTGCCTGAAACTTTATCTTCAGTTGCCGATCAAGTACCTTATCACGAGGAATATAAATACTCGTTTTACCATCCGAAAATTTGAGCATCCAATACACATTATCTGTAGTAGGCGGGATGGATGTATAAATGGGTTTGCTCATAAGCTGATTGATAAAATAGAACCGCAACCAGCCCTACGCCAGTTAGCGTAGGGAAATGAATGAACTGCCTGCCGATTAGGGAGTACTGACGGGTTCGTATGAACTCAGGACAAGTCGGTTGAACGACGGACTTATGCGACCGTTTTCTTTACGTCAACGGCATTTGGCCCTTTGGGGGTCCGGGTGACAGAAAAACTGACCTTGTCTTGTTCGTTGATTGGTTCTGTCAGCGCATTTATGTGCACAAAAATGCTGTCTTGACTCTGAAGGTCTCTGATGAAACCGTAGCCTTTGGAGGCATTGAAGAAAGTCACTATGCCTTGGCGAGGAACCTCTGGCGAGGAGTCATTTTCCTGTTTGGAAACCCCAATCTGGATGTCCTCTTCATTGATTTGCCGCTTTCTTCTGGGATCAGGAGGGGTAGATGTAATGTTGCCGTTTTCATCTACGTAAGCTAACATCTGATCGAGAGCCTGGCCCTTTTGGGCATTCGCTTTACGGTCTTCCCGCTTTTCCTGTTTATCTTTTTTCTTTTTTTGTCTTTGCTTTTCTTTTTCCTTTTTACTGAACGTTTCCATAGTTTATGTTTGTTCTCGCGGGCTTATCATGTGATAAACATGATGATGATAGGTCGAGAATGATGCCCTTTTGAGATCGAACGAGCTTAAGTGCAGGTATTGGTAAATAAGACCGTTTCTTATTGAACCATAACTAGCTTAAATAAGTTGTTCGCGGCACGATTTTGTCTAAACTTTCTTGGTGGCCTGTCTAAATCCTTTTGTTAGCGCCAATTTGGGGGTAAATTTTGGTGCCTGAATTGTCGATTAGGGCGCTGCTGGCTCTGGTGCCGGGGACGAAAGTTTTTGTTTCAAATCGAACGTTTGGCCGGCAAAAACGATCAGGATCTGGTTGTCGTCGAATGCCCGTTTGATCGCCATAATCGCATCACTGAGGGCCGCCTGTGGGTTTGTGGTATTACTGATCCAGAACCAGAGGACAAACTGAATGTTGGCATCGGCGAACGTCCGGTAATGCAGATCGACCGGACGTTCGGCCAGCACGAACGGCAACAGACTAACGGCCTCTTTAGCAACCTGCTGCGCCTTTGCCAAATCATCGATATACGAGACACCAGCTGCTACCTCGATCCGTCGCTGGCCAAGCCGGGAGTAGTTCTTGATGGGTTTTTGAAAGACATCTTTACTCGGGATCTCGACCGTCTGCCCCTGTCCGTTATCGATAACGATGGACCGAAGCTTGATGTCCAGCACCTTGCCCGTATACCCATTTGTGTCAACGATGTCACCGACCTGAACTGGACGGGCAATCGCGATCATGGCCCCCGAAATGAAATTGGCCGTCAGGTCCTGAAACGCAAAACCGACAGCTAGGGCAATGACCCCGGCCCCCGCAAGCAATGACGTTACGGTCTTGTCGAGTCCCAGTACGCCCAGCGCTACAAACAACCCAACGGCCAGAATCAGCACGCGGCTCAGGGCACCGGTCAGGTTGATGAGCGAAACATTACTACTAACCCGGTCAAGACCACTTACCACCCATTTGCTCAGCCAGCGCGACAGGAACGTGAAAATGACCAGCAGCAAGATGGCAGCGGCCAGCTTGGGCGTATACCGAATGGCGGCACGAATCCAGGTTGATAGTTCGGCGTAAATGAGGCCAGTGGCCTGAGAAAAATCCATTGTATGCAGATTAACACTGGGAAGAGAACGTCGGAGATTCGGATTGTGTTTCGTCATTACAGCCGTTCAGCGTACCTTTGTCCGATTGAAAGCTGCCAGAATAACGCATAACCAATGACACCACCCGCTGCTGTATACCTCGATAATGCCGCCACCACCCGGCTTGCTCCTGAAGTTTTAGAGGCCATGCTGCCGCTCATGACGGAGCAGTTTGGCAATCCGTCGTCCATCCACAGCCACGGTCGGATGGTACGTACGGCGATAGAAAAGGCACGCAAAACGGTTGCCGGTTTGCTGAATACGTCGCCTGCCGAAATCTTCTTTACGTCGGGTGGCACCGAAGCAGACAACACGGCCATTCGAAGCAGTATCGAAACGTACGGGTTGACGCACACGATCACATCGCCACTGGAACACCATGCCGTATTGCACACGCTGGAGCATCTGGCCAAGCGAGGGTCGATTCGACTGAGTATGGTAAACATCGACAGCAAAGGACACATCGATCTGGCGCATCTGGAAACGCTCCTGCAAACGAATAAAAATACGGGTTCTGGCCGTTCGCTGGTGTCCTTGATGCACGGTAACAACGAGATCGGCAATCTGTTGAATCTGAGTCAGGCGGGTGCAATTTGTCGGGAATACGACGCTATTTTTCACTCGGATACGGTTCAGACGATGGGCCATTTTCGGCACGATCTGCAACAACTGCCGGTTGACTTCATTGTTGGCTCGGCGCATAAATTTCACGGGCCCAAGGGCGTCGGTTTTCTGTACGTCAACGCCGAACGCGCAAAAATTAATCCGTTCGTTCATGGTGGGGCGCAGGAACGTAATATGCGGGGTGGCACCGAAAATGTATACGGCATTGTTGGGCTGGCCAAAGCACTGGAAATCGCCTATCGGGACATGGAGGAGCACCGGCAACATATCACGTCCCTAAAACAGCGAATGATCGATCGGTTGCGCGCCAGTATGCCGGATGTGCAGTTCAATGGCGATTCGGCTAATGTCGAGGGAAGTTTATACACCGTTCTGAACGTGAGCTTGCCCGCGTCCGACATGAGCGATATGCTGCTGTTCAGTCTGGACATTGCCCGGATCTCGGCTTCGGGAGGTTCGGCCTGCTCCAGTGGTTCGAATGTCGGTTCGCATGTACTAGCGGCATTGCCGGGACTGGACGCAGACCGGGGCTACGTTCGTTTCTCGTTCGGTAAATACAACACCACGGATGAAATCGACTATGCCGTCGATACGCTGATTGGACTCTATCAAAAAGAATTGACGAATTAGCGTTTCCGAATTGTCAACCAAAAAAACAGGCAGGTATCTCGATGGATGCCTGCCTGTTTTTTTGGTTGACGGTAATGTGATTACGATCAGACTTTTTCTACGGGTTCGGTAACGATCCAGCGCTGCGCTACAGTAAGCGTATACTGCAAAAAGGCTTTGGCTGTCCGCTCGTAAACTTCGTTACCAACGAAATGACCCTGTTCGTCCAGATTCTTATCGGTTTCGTGCGACTCGTATAACTTGGGCGACACAATCGAATAACTGTTCGTAAAACTAATCGTCTTGTTGACAACCGTGGTCATATCCAGCGCTGGCTGGCGACCACCCCGACCGTTCGAGATGCCGACCATCGCAAATACCTTGTTGTCGAACAGGTGCTTGAACGAAGGAACGCCCATCTGGTGGATTGTATTGGTAGCCTGAGGGGGCGCGGTCCAGTTGTATTCGGGCATGGCAAACAGAACCAGATCGGCTGGTTCCCAGGCATTAATCAACTCCTCCTCAAAAGGCGTGAGCGTTTCTCTCTTGACAGAGCCTTGACCCACGTATGGAATATCGTAGTTTTCAAAATTAACCAGTGAAACCTCGTGTTGCCCATCGTCAGCCAGCAGGTGCCGGATGTAGTTGACGAAGCGCAGAGAATTGCTGTTTTTGCGCGACGAGGTAGAAATTAAGGCGATTTTCATTGCTTAAGTAGGTTCTTATGCAGGATGAACCACCGTGTTAAGCGTTTAGTTTCTAAATAAATTCAGATGGTTTACTTGCAACGTATGTGCCTGATTATGGGTCTGTTGATTATCTTGCTTTCTGTAACGAACGAATGCTATGAAGCTAATTCTACCCGTTTTACTGTTCAGTGCCGCTCACGCAAGCGCTCAGCTACCGGTATCAACAGCCCGGCCCGATTCGATACCGGGTATACCGTTTTCCGGCACCATGCCCATTGCTCGGCCGGGTAATTCGTTCTACCGGGACCATCGCGATCCGAACAATGTCGTACGGGCTACGCTGGATAATATGCCGGTGAAAGTCCCGGATTCGTCCGAACATTTTTTCATGCAACAAGTCTATCCGCCATCCTGGCAACGTATAGAGCCAAACCGGCAACGTCCCGGTTTACCGCCAATCGTGCCAGGCAAACCGGAAAAATAGCGGGTTAGTCGGCCAGAGCCTGGGCCAGATCAGCGATTAGATCATCGGCATGTTCCAGGCCAATCGACAGGCGCAACAGGTTTTGGGGTGTTGCGGAGGTTGGCCCTTCGACGCTGGCCCGGTGTTCGATCAGGCTTTCGACTCCGCCCAGACTCGTTGCCCGTGTGAACAGTTTCAGCTTTCCGAGAAACCGGATGGCTTCTGCGGCTCCCCCGTTTATCTGCACCGACAGCATAGCGCCGGGGGCATTCATTTGCTGTTGAATTAATGCGCGATCGGGATGATTGAGCAAACCTGGATAGTGTACCTTTTCGACCCCATAATGACCGTTCAGAAATTCGGCAACAGCCTGGGCGGTAACCGTCTGCGCCCGTATCCGTACGCCCAGCGTCTTAATCCCTCGGCTGACGAGCCAGCAGTCGAAGGGAGAGGGCACGGCTCCGGATAGCCCCTGCAAGAGCCGGATTCGTTGCGCAAATTCGGTATCGCGCTTAAAAATCAACGCACCCCCCAATACGTCGCTGTGGCCGCTGAGGTATTTGGTCGTTGAGTGCATCACCACATCGCAGTTGAAGTCGAACGGGCGCTGGAGTACAGGGGTAGCCCATGTGTTGTCACAAACGCAGATGGCCCCGGCCTCATGAGCCAGGCGACTCACTGTTAGCAAATCGGTAATCGACAGCATCGGGTTCGACGGTGTTTCGCACCACACAACGCGCGTATTCCCGTGGATAGCCTGCTGGACAGCATCCAGATTGCGCATGTCCACCCGCGTATACGTTAGTCCCCACGGATGAAACACCTGTTCGAGCAGCGCGGGCGTGCCGTAGTAGGCATCGGCTGAGAGAACGACATGATCACCGGGACTCAGTGCCTGAAATAGGGTCATTGCGGCCGCCTGACCGGATGAGAAGGCCATGCCGACCGCTCCGCCTTCGAGTGCCGCCAGGGCTTTCTCCAGGGCTTCCCGCGTTGGGTTATTAGGCCGGGTATAGGTGTAGCCAGCGGGTAACTCGTTGGTTTCATTACGGGCAAACGTAGTAGACAGGTATATAGGTGGAACAACGGCCCCGGTAGTCGGATCGGGCTGATGGGTAGCGCGGAGGGCGAGGGTATCGAAATGCATCATAGTCGTCTGAGAGATGGGTTGGCAGATTCTCTTCCTGTCAAAAAAACGCGAAAGACAGCGCGCACCTGATGAACCATTAATCGGTCGCAATCATTCCGATATGCCGGATTGACGCTGTTACCACCGCAGTCGAACGGGTATTCGCTGGGCTGAAATGGATGACGGCGGATAAGTAATCTCGGCTCCAGTTTTATACACGCAGTAAACAAAAAGAGAATAATAGTAGAATAAAAGTTGTCTGTAATTTGGTTATTTACCTGGTAATGAAGATTTTTATAGTGTAAACGGTAGCGGGCTCCGAATGTTGGCACGTTATACGTAGCTGCCGTAACTAACCCATGTTGACCGAATGCCCTATCTGGACACGTACGCACCAGCGTTAACAACTGCTCAGGCTGCCCATCTGCTCCGACGGGCCACCTTTGGCCCTACGCAGGCTGAAATCACTAGTTTTACCGGATTGACGGCCACCCAGGCAGTACAACAGCTGATCAATAATGCTAATTATGCTCCGCCACCGCCGGTCGATATAGATGCCACCGAACCGACGGCCGGACAAACCTACCTGGATAAGCCATTCAACGGGGATCGCAATTTCGACTTTGGGCATTACCTGCGCTACTGGTGGCTGGGGTTGATGACGTCGCAGACGGCCCCGCCGAGTCTGCTCGATAAACTCACGCTTTTCTGGCAAAATCATTTCGTGGCAACCCGCGAAGTGGTTGATGATTACCGCTTTGTCAATCAGTACCTGCTGCTGTTGCGCAATAACGCGCTGGGCAATTTCCGCACGCTGGTGACGAAGATCAGCAAGGAGCCCGCCATGTTGCGCTATCTCAATGGCGACGAGAACGAAGTGGGGAAGCCGAATGAAAACTATGCCCGCGAACTTCAGGAATTGTTTACGGTGGGAGCCGTTGACTTCGCAGGAAATAAAAATTACACCGAAGACGACGTAAAAGCAGCCGCCCGAGTGCTAACCGGCTGGAAATATACAAACTACTGGGTGCGAGGGTCAACGAGCTTTGCGACAAAGTTTGTCAACAGCAAGCACGATTCGACCAACAAGACGTTTTCGGCCCGGTACAATTCGACCGTGATTACGGGCCGGGCGACAGATCCATCGGCAACGGTGACGGCGGGTGATGCCGAGCTGGACGATCTGGTGACGATGCTCCTGAACCACCCACAAACCCCCCGGTTTATTTGCCGGAAGCTGTATCGCTGGTATGTTAATCCCAACATTACGCAAACGATTGAAGATAACGTCATTATCCCGCTGGCGCAATTCTTTTCGAGTGCCGGCAATAACTACGCCATCCAGCCGGTCATCGTTAAACTACTGACGAGCCAGATCTTCTTCGACGACGCCAACAAAGGCGCTATCGTCAAATCACCGGCTGATATGGCTGTTGGGGCCATGCGGTTTTTCAATCAGCCCGTGCCCGACATGACTACCGATTATGCAGCCTTCAATAAGTACTTTAGCTTCATGTACTGGCGGATGCGCGATCTACAGATGGCCCTCATCGATCAGCCGTCTGTGTTTGGGTACGAAGCGTATTACCAGACAGGCTATTCGAAAATCTGGATGAATACCACTACCATTGCCCTGCGAAGTGACTATACCGATGCGTATATCTGGCGGTGGCTTGAAGTGAAACCTGGGTACAAAATGGGCATCGACCTCTTGGCCTGGGCCACTTCGTTACAGCCTAATTTCGCCGATACCGCCGGAACACCCGCTATCTCCTGTGCAGATGTGCAGGCCGGGTTCTCGAAAAACCTGTTCGCTATTGAGCTGTTGCAATCCCAGAAAGATTTCCTGATCGATACGATCATGATGCAGGGCATTCCGCGCACGTCGTGGACATTCGAATGGAACGCGTATCGAAATGCGCCGACCGATACGAACAAAAAAAACGCGGTGACGTGGCGTTTGCAGAACCTGATGAAATACATGCTTCGCATGGCTGAATACCATATTTTTTAACGGCTACGGTATAACGCACGCTATTCTATGAAACGCAGAGATTTCCTAACGGCGGCATCCGCGAGTGTTCTGCCCGTGCTGTTGGATGGTTTCGGACTGAAGGCCATGAACCGGCAGTCGGTGCTGGTTCAGTCGCTGTTAAACACTACGGCGGTTACCGGCGACCGCGTGCTGGTTATCGTTTACCTGAACGGCGGCAACGACGGCCTCAATACGGTCATTCCCGTTGATCAGTTATCCACGTACAACGCGCTGCGGTCGAACATTGCGATTCCGCAGAACAAGATTTTAGCGCTGGACGGCAATCCGGCTACGGGCCTGCACCCGGCCATGACCGGTATGCGCGATCTGTATAATGACGGGAAACTATCGATCGTTCATTCCGTGTCGTATCCGAATCCCGATCAGTCGCATTACCGGTCGACCGACATCTGGATGACCGCCGTTGATGCGAACCAGACCTCAACATCGGGTTGGGCCGGTCGGTATCTCGAAGGACAGTTCCCCGGTTATCCGGCTGGCTATCCCAATGCGCAAATGGAAGATCCGCTGGCCATTCAGATCGGGTACCTGACCTCAACGGCCCTGCTCGGGAGCCAGCAGTCGATGGGTATTGCGTTGAGCGACCCCAATAGCTTCTATCAGCTGGTTGGATCGGGGGATGCTACATCGCCGGGCGACCTTCCCTGCTGCGATGCGGGTGATCTGATTTCGTTCATTCGGAAACAACAATCGTTGTCGGTGGGCTACGCAGCCGAGATCAAACGGGCGGCTGATGCGGGTAAAAATCTGGCAACCTACCCGGCCTCGACCGCTAAAAATTCGCTGGCCGATCAGTTAAAGATCGTGGCCCGCCTGATTCACGGCGGTCTGAAAACGAAAATCTATTTTGTCTCCCTGAGCGGATTCGATACCCATTCGGGCCAGGTGGACAGCAGTGACGTAACACAGGGCGAACATGCCACGTTGCTGGGCAAACTGTCGACGGCCATTGCTACGTTTCAGCAGGATTTAAAATTACAGGGTACCGACGATCGGGTGGTGGGAATGACCTTCTCCGAATTTGGCCGACGCGCCAATTCAAACAACTCCAAAGGGACCGATCATGGCGTGGCCGCTCCGATGTTTGTGTTTGGAAAAAATGTGAAACACCAGACTATCGGTCAGAACCCCGATCTGGCGAACCTGACAGGGCAGTCAGGTAATAAGGAAATCAATATGCAAATCGATTTCCGGCGCATTTACACCGACGTGCTGAACGATTGGTTTGGCTCGCCCCCCACTACAACCAGCAATCTGTTATTTCGGGAATTTCCGACGGTATCGCTGTTTTCGGATACCGTCGAAACACTGGCCTCGGGTAATTGGATGGACCGATCCATGTGGACGGTTGGCCGGGTTCCGTTCGCGAATGAATACGTTAAAGTCAACACTGGGCACACCATGACCCTCAATGAAACCATCACGGTCAAGCGGCTTCAGTTAAACGGCAAAATCAAGTTTACCGGCCCCTACACGATCCGAATGACCGGGTAGGGGCGCGGTCTATTCACTCTTGAGCACGGTGGCCGGATTTTTTCGGGCAGCTCTTACCGTTTGCGAGCCAATCAGCAGGAAAGCCAGGGCCATAACGATCGCTACACCCAACAACAGATTGCTTAAACCGATGGGCTGATGATAGGCAAAGTTGGTCAAAACGACGCGGTCGAAAAAGAAGTAGGTGACTGGTAGGGCAACGCACGTAGCCACGGCAAGCATTCCCAAAAAGCCACGGCTCAATAGATAGATCAAACCGCTTTCACTGGCACCCAGCACCTTACGAATGCTGATTTCCTTCAAGCGGGTTTCGGTGGTGAACACAACCATGCCAAATAAGCCTAGTGAGGCAATGCAGATGGCCAGAAACGCAATGAAGCCGATTACTTTGAGCACCACCGAGAACTGGCTGTAAGCTTCCTCAAGCTGATCGTCGTAGAATTTGGCATCCAGCGGATGAACCTTGTCAATTGTTCGCCAGGCATTGTCAATGCTCGCCATGGTAGCCGGTAAATCGGTGGCGGCAATCTTGACGTTCAGGTAGCCCCAGGGTTCTTCGGATGAATAGCGGAAGATGACCGGTTCAATCTTTCGATCCACACTGCCGTAGTGGAAATCGTTGAGAACACCCACGATAGCCAGCTTTTGACCGTCTGCTGTCACAAACTGACCCAGGGCTTTTTCGGGATTTCCTTGCGCAATATTGAACCGTTTCAAAACCTGTTCATTCACAATGACTTCGCGCTCTTCGCCTTTCTTGGGGCGTAGGGTGAAATTTCTTCCGGCGAGCAATTTGTGGTTGTGGACGGGCAAGTACTGTTCGTCGACCTGATTAAGCCAAACCATTGCCGAATCATTCGGATCCTGGTATTTCATGGTGGTGCCATGAATACTGCCCAGACTGGTTATCATCATGGATTGGGAAACGGCGCGCACGGCGGGAATTTCCGCCAGTTTTTTTGACAGCAGGTTTCCTTTGTTTCCCTGTAAACGAATATTCAGAATGTTCTCGGTCGTGAAGCCCAGATCGAAGGCGATAAAGCCCCGATACTGGCTGTACCCGATCAACGTTGTGGCAATGAAGACCAGCGAAAGGGTATACTGAATGACAATCAACGCCTTACGTGTGCTAATATGGCGAAACAGACTTATAGCCGTTACGTCTTTAAGCACCTGGAGGGCGTTGATGCGGGCAAAAAACAAGGCGGGTAAAAAACCGGCAGCCAGCCCAACGCCGATAGCCAGGGTGATGAAGTAAAGGATGATACGGGGCGATAATTCGAGCGTGACGAGGGTGCCAATGCGTGGGTCAAGGGCAAGAAACTGGGTTCTCAAGACTAAGAACAGGCAAAATGAAAAAAACAGCGCCATCAGAGAAATGAGTACCGATTCGGCCATAAACTGCCCCAGCACGTGGCTTTTCAGGGCACCCACCAGTTTGCGGATGCCCACCTCCCGCGAGCGCCGGAGCGACCGGGCGATGGACAGGTTGGTGTAATTAAAACAGGCGGAAAGGATGACGACGAAGGCCAGTCCGCCCAAAATCCAGACGACAATAGGCGGCATGGTCGGCCCAATGGCGTTGTCGAGTTTCCGCCCCAGGGCCGCTTCTTTTAACGGCTGGAGGGTTACCGTAAACGATCTATTCTTCAGAGCCGCATTTTCCTGGGTATTCAAGTTCGCCAGCGCGGTCTGTACCGATTTTGGATTACTGGTTTCGGGTAAAACGAGGTATACATAATTCTGCCACACATTCTCCCAGCTGTAGAAATTGGGATCTGTTTTGGCGAATTGGGCCTCTGCCGTAGCGAACGAAACGAGCGCGTCGAACCGTAGATGCGAGCGTTTGGGAACATCGTTTGCCACGCCGGTCACAACGTAATTCAGGGTATCGAACCGAACGAATTTACCAAGTGGGTTTATATCTCCGAACAGCTTACGGGCCGTTTTTTCGGCTAATACCAGCGAGTACGGTTCTTTCAAGGCCGTTGCCGGATCACCAGCCAGCAGGGGGAAGGTAAACACCTTGAAAAACGAACGGTCGGCCCACAGGGCATTCAGTGGTATGACCGTTTCGCCCACGTGAGCATCCCCCGAAAAGCCGTTGCGAAGAATCGTCAGGTCTTCTACACCAGCCACTGTTTTCTGAACCGTTTTGCCGACCTTGATCGATGTAGAGGCTAAATCAACCGCCGGTTGATCCAGATTCTTATACGTCGTGATGACGCGGTACGTTCGGTCTTTCTTGACCTGAAAATCATCGTACGACCGTAAATCGGTAGTCAGCGCAATGATGAGCAGCCCCACCGACATACTGACGGCCAGGCCGAAAATGTTGATAAAGGAAAATAATTTGTTGCGCACCAGGCTGCGCCGGGAGGTTTTGAGGTAGCTGCCAATCATGATCCAGTGGATGAACAGGTTCAGAAAATCGGGTTTGCGGATGGTATACAAGCGGAAAAACTTCAGCGCATCGAGGCAATAGATCAGTCGTGCCCGTCGGGAGCCTTTGGTTTTCAGATTACGCTCAAAGTATTCATGCAGATCGCCCTGCAAATCTTCGAGTAAGTCGGGCCGACAATACCAGGCAAGCAGACGCTGCGCCCAGCGAGGTGGCTGCGGTGGTTCTGGGTTTTGTGGCCCGACATTTCGTGGTCCGACATTTCGGTTGTTAACGGTTTTCATAACGAGCCTTCCAGATTAAAGCCAGGAATGATGCGCCAGAGCGCTTCGCGTATTTCTTTGGCCTTTAGCAGTGCCACTTTACCCGCGTGTGTTACCTCATAATAGCGCTTTCGTTTGCCACCCCTCGCACTGGTCGATTCGCCCAACTGGCTTTTTACCAGTCCTTTCTCTTCCAGCCGATTTAATACCGCATGAACGACGCCTAACTTGGCAGACCGCCCAGTATATTTTTCCAGCTCATCACAAATAGCAACGCTGTAGGCATCGCTAACGAGAGCCGCAATGGTCAGCAGGACCAGTTCTTCAAATTCGCCCAGGTTCGTTCCTTTCATTAACTGGCCAAGTATCGTCTACAATCAATTTAACCCTTAAATGTATGTATTATCTTTATTTACTCACTATTTGTATGTAAAATAATTATTTCTTGTAATCCTACTATCTTTAGGCGAACCGTATGCAAGCATACTATTAATATGGACTCTATTTATAAATCCCTATCCCTTACCGAATCGGGTGGCGTCATGACCGTTACATTACTGGGTCCGGGCAAGGGGAATGCGATGGGTCCGGAGTTTTGGGACGAACTGCCCAGGGCAATGGACGAAATCAACCGGATGCACGACATTCGGTGTATTGTTTTCCGGGGGAGTGGTGATCACTACAGCTACGGCCTGAATCTGCCGCAGATGATGCCTAAACTAGCTGCCATGACGACCGGGGCTGTGGTGGCGCACCAGCGCGCCGATCTGATGGCCCAGATTCGGCAGATGCAGCTGGGCTTTCAGAAAATGCACGAGTCGCCCAAACCCGTGATTGCCGCTGTCCACGGCTGGTGCATTGGCGGGGGCGTCAATATGATCGCGGCTGCCGACATTCGACTCTGTTCGCGCGAGGCAACATTCAGCCTGCGCGAAGCGAAGTTGGCCATCACGCCCGATATTGGTGGTTTGCAGTTTCTACCGCCCATTATCGGGCAGGGCTTCACCCGCGAAATGGCGTTTACGGGCGCTGACTACGATGCAGCCTTTGCCGAACGAATTGGGTTGGTAAACCACGTCTACGATACCCCTGATCTGCTTTTCGACGCAGCCGCTACGCTGGCCAGACAGATT of Spirosoma agri contains these proteins:
- a CDS encoding cold-shock protein → METFSKKEKEKQRQKKKKDKQEKREDRKANAQKGQALDQMLAYVDENGNITSTPPDPRRKRQINEEDIQIGVSKQENDSSPEVPRQGIVTFFNASKGYGFIRDLQSQDSIFVHINALTEPINEQDKVSFSVTRTPKGPNAVDVKKTVA
- a CDS encoding mechanosensitive ion channel family protein codes for the protein MDFSQATGLIYAELSTWIRAAIRYTPKLAAAILLLVIFTFLSRWLSKWVVSGLDRVSSNVSLINLTGALSRVLILAVGLFVALGVLGLDKTVTSLLAGAGVIALAVGFAFQDLTANFISGAMIAIARPVQVGDIVDTNGYTGKVLDIKLRSIVIDNGQGQTVEIPSKDVFQKPIKNYSRLGQRRIEVAAGVSYIDDLAKAQQVAKEAVSLLPFVLAERPVDLHYRTFADANIQFVLWFWISNTTNPQAALSDAIMAIKRAFDDNQILIVFAGQTFDLKQKLSSPAPEPAAP
- a CDS encoding cysteine desulfurase family protein; its protein translation is MTPPAAVYLDNAATTRLAPEVLEAMLPLMTEQFGNPSSIHSHGRMVRTAIEKARKTVAGLLNTSPAEIFFTSGGTEADNTAIRSSIETYGLTHTITSPLEHHAVLHTLEHLAKRGSIRLSMVNIDSKGHIDLAHLETLLQTNKNTGSGRSLVSLMHGNNEIGNLLNLSQAGAICREYDAIFHSDTVQTMGHFRHDLQQLPVDFIVGSAHKFHGPKGVGFLYVNAERAKINPFVHGGAQERNMRGGTENVYGIVGLAKALEIAYRDMEEHRQHITSLKQRMIDRLRASMPDVQFNGDSANVEGSLYTVLNVSLPASDMSDMLLFSLDIARISASGGSACSSGSNVGSHVLAALPGLDADRGYVRFSFGKYNTTDEIDYAVDTLIGLYQKELTN
- a CDS encoding NAD(P)H-dependent oxidoreductase → MKIALISTSSRKNSNSLRFVNYIRHLLADDGQHEVSLVNFENYDIPYVGQGSVKRETLTPFEEELINAWEPADLVLFAMPEYNWTAPPQATNTIHQMGVPSFKHLFDNKVFAMVGISNGRGGRQPALDMTTVVNKTISFTNSYSIVSPKLYESHETDKNLDEQGHFVGNEVYERTAKAFLQYTLTVAQRWIVTEPVEKV
- a CDS encoding trans-sulfuration enzyme family protein, with the protein product MHFDTLALRATHQPDPTTGAVVPPIYLSTTFARNETNELPAGYTYTRPNNPTREALEKALAALEGGAVGMAFSSGQAAAMTLFQALSPGDHVVLSADAYYGTPALLEQVFHPWGLTYTRVDMRNLDAVQQAIHGNTRVVWCETPSNPMLSITDLLTVSRLAHEAGAICVCDNTWATPVLQRPFDFNCDVVMHSTTKYLSGHSDVLGGALIFKRDTEFAQRIRLLQGLSGAVPSPFDCWLVSRGIKTLGVRIRAQTVTAQAVAEFLNGHYGVEKVHYPGLLNHPDRALIQQQMNAPGAMLSVQINGGAAEAIRFLGKLKLFTRATSLGGVESLIEHRASVEGPTSATPQNLLRLSIGLEHADDLIADLAQALAD
- a CDS encoding DUF1800 domain-containing protein, whose amino-acid sequence is MPYLDTYAPALTTAQAAHLLRRATFGPTQAEITSFTGLTATQAVQQLINNANYAPPPPVDIDATEPTAGQTYLDKPFNGDRNFDFGHYLRYWWLGLMTSQTAPPSLLDKLTLFWQNHFVATREVVDDYRFVNQYLLLLRNNALGNFRTLVTKISKEPAMLRYLNGDENEVGKPNENYARELQELFTVGAVDFAGNKNYTEDDVKAAARVLTGWKYTNYWVRGSTSFATKFVNSKHDSTNKTFSARYNSTVITGRATDPSATVTAGDAELDDLVTMLLNHPQTPRFICRKLYRWYVNPNITQTIEDNVIIPLAQFFSSAGNNYAIQPVIVKLLTSQIFFDDANKGAIVKSPADMAVGAMRFFNQPVPDMTTDYAAFNKYFSFMYWRMRDLQMALIDQPSVFGYEAYYQTGYSKIWMNTTTIALRSDYTDAYIWRWLEVKPGYKMGIDLLAWATSLQPNFADTAGTPAISCADVQAGFSKNLFAIELLQSQKDFLIDTIMMQGIPRTSWTFEWNAYRNAPTDTNKKNAVTWRLQNLMKYMLRMAEYHIF